Part of the Limihaloglobus sulfuriphilus genome is shown below.
CAGCAGCGGCGGCTCGGCCGCGGCGGTCGCAGCGCGTATGTGCGCTTCGGCGCTCGGTTCAGATACCGGCGGCTCGATTCGCCAGCCCGCGGCATTCTGCGGAGTTGTCGGCATGAAGCCCACATACGGCCGCGTATCACGTTACGGGCTGGTGGCTTTCGGCTCAAGCCTCGACCAGATCGGCCCGCTGACGCATGATGTCAAAGATGCCGCACTTATGCTAAACGTTATCGCCGGTCATGACAGCCGCGACAGCACCAGTGTCAGCGAAGAGCTCGCGCCGCGGTGCGACTGCCTCGCCGATATCGATAACCCCTTCGAAGGGCTGCGGATAGCCGTTGTACCAGAGTATAACGACAGCGCCGAAGCCCAGACCGCCGCGGCAATCCGCAGGGCAATAGAGCAGTACCGCTCGCTCGGCGCCGAGATAGTGGAAATCCAGATGCCCCATGCCGACTATGCCATCGCGGCGTATTATCTTATCGCAACCGCCGAGGCATCCAGCAACCTTGCCCGCTTCGACGGCGTGCGCTACGGACACCGCAGCGAAAACGTAAAGAGCTATATCGACGTGTACAACATGAGCCGCGAGGAGGGCTTCGGCCAGGAGGTCAAGCGCCGGATAATGCTCGGAACTTACGCCCTCTCAAGCGGTTACTACGACGCGTATTATCTCAAGGCGCTCAAGGTGCGAAACCTTATCCGCAGGGATTACCAGGCGGCATTCGAAAGGGCGGACGCTCTGCTGATGCCGGTATCGCCGACGACGGCGTTTAAAATCGGCGAAAAGACAGACGACCCGCTGCAGATGTACCTGGCGGATATCTACACAATCTCGCTGAACCTCGCCGGAGTTCCCGGAATCAGCATCCCCTGCGGCATGGATTCAAACGGTATGCCCATAGGTATGCAGCTGGCAGCCCCGGCGTTCCAGGAACAAAAACTACTGCGCATCGCCAGAATGTACGAGACCGCCTCCGGAATTACAAACCTCTCGCCGGGGGAGAATTAAGAATTAAGAATTAGGAATACTAATCCAGTAAATCCTGTAATCCTGTCAAAGAAGTTAATTAGGAATTAAAACAGCAAGTGGACATGATTAACGGGATTGTATAAGGGCGTAGAATGGATAGAGCCCGGCAGGGCAGAGATGGAATAGAATAATGCCTGAGAAAGATTTAATCACAAAGCAGAGTCAAAATATTATAATTTACACCAGCCCCGACGGCAAAGCATCGGTTGCCCTTTACGCCAAAGACGGCACCGTCTGGATGAATCAGAAGCAAATCGCAGAACTTTTTGCCACATCTGTACCCAATGTCAGTATGCATATATCTAACATATTTAAAAAGCTGGAATTAGACGAAAATTCAGTTATTAAGGATTACTTAACAACTGCCGACGACGGCATCAGGCATCAGAGCCGCGACAGTAATGGAGCGGTTAGGTTGGACGCAGAATTAGGCATCAGGCAATAGGCAGTCTGCGGCATTTTATCTGGAGTGCGCGCGACAACGAGCGAAGCGAGGCGGCGCCGCTTTTTGGTACGTCTTAGCGGTATTTTATAGTTGCAGCGGCGTAAAGTAGGGCAGGCATCCCTGCCTGCCATTGTGTAACGTTCTTAATAATAAAACGTTACGTTTCGCATCAGCCTTTAAAAGCGGTGCCGCGCCGGCGATTGCCGCCGCTCCAAAAAAAATCACACACTTATCGCTGTTTTTTTCTCGCTTGTTATTGAAAAATATTTAAATCACTGTAAAATTTAACTTTAAGTTGTTTTTGACAGGATTACAGTATTAACAGGATTATGTAAGGGCGTATAATCTCAATGCGGCGAGAAGAAAAGTGATATGCTAAAACTCATTGTGTAGAAAAACAGAAATGTACTTGATATTTTGTCACTTATTATGTTGCTTGAAAGAGGATTGATCATATAATGTCGTACGTTGAATCCAGTTAACACATTTATTTAGTAAAGGCATCTCATTAAAGAGAAGTCAGATTTGCTTATATGGTCAAGATCAAAGATAAACCCGCGGTAGAACGTCCAAGAGAAAGACTCCTCAAGAAAGGGCCGGATGCTCTCTCCAAGAGTGATCTTTTAGCTGTACTCTTAGGAAGTGGAATTAAAGGGAAGAATGTTCAGCAATTATCACAACATATTATAAGAAAATTCGGAGATAATTTCCTAAATATCACTGCTGCCGATTTACAGGCTATATCAGGCATTGGACAAGCAAAGGCCTTACAGATAGTCGCTGCGATATCATTGGTAAAGAGGTTTTTTAAGCCCTGCGAAGATGAAATTCAAATCATCAACAGCCAAGATGTATTAAATGTGACAAGTGAATTTAGGAATAAAAAGAAAGAGCATTTGATAAGCTTGTACCTGAATGCGAGAAATGGGCTTATTAAAAAGGAAACTATTAGTGTAGGGATCCTTGACAAGACCTTGTTACATCCGAGAGAAATATTTAGTCCTGCAATAGAATCCAATGCCGCGAGCCTTATTCTTGTCCATAATCATCCCACAGGTGATTACGCGCCAAGCGAAAGAGACAACGTAATTATAAAAAAACTGATAGAAGCCGGGCAAATTATGGGCATACCAGTGATTGACTTTGTAATAATTTCATCAAAGGGTTGCTTTAGTTTTTTTAACAGTTCTAATAAGGTAAAGACGCTTGATTATATCGCAGAGGGGGAACTGAGGACATTATGGGATCTATTGGAAGAAGACAAAATTTCATACACAAAGAGTTTCACAGTTGCAAGTCATCACCACTTTAAGTCAGAAGAACCCCCAGATGGACACTTTAGCCTCCAAAATAGGCGTTATTTAGGGAATAAGTACAGATTATTAGGTTTTATCGAGGATATAATAGCCGAGAAATGCGGACCAGTAGAAACCTTTTGTGATATTTTTGCGGGTACTGGCGTGGTTGGCGAAAGATTCAACGATAGAGAAATAGCAATTATATCAAACGATTTATTGTACTCAAACTATATCTGTTTGCATGCATTTTTAGGAGTTTGTTCAGATGTGTATATAGATGTTCAGAACAAAATTGAGTTATTAAACAATATTGAACCAAAAGAAGAAAATTATTTTTCTGAAAATTTTGGAGGCACATATTTTTCAAATGAAAATGCCAGAAAAATTGGCGCTATCAGGGAGCATATTGAAGTAATCTCATCTGATTCTGATGAGAAGAACATACTTCTCTGCTCTTTACTGTACGCTGCAGATAAGGTAGCGAATACAGTTGGTCATTACGATGCTTTCAGAAAAAAATTGGACATGTTGAAGCCTATAAGATTACAAATCCCTCATATTCAATACTGGAATAACCAGAACAACGAAGTATATAACGAGGATGCCAACGAACTTATAAAAAAAATATACTGTGACGTATTATACTTGGACCCTCCTTATAATTCTCGGCAGTATTCGGATGCTTATCACCTATTAGAAAATTTAGCAGAGTGGTCTATGCCGGCCGTCACTGGTTTAGCGAGAAAAATGGATCGTAAGCATATCAAAAGCGATTATTGTCAAAAAAATGCAACTTCTGCATTTGCAAACCTGATTTATAATGCCAAATGTAAACATATCTTACTCTCCTACAATAACACAGGTGAGACTAAAGACGGTCGGTCTAATGCCCGAATAGATGATAAAGACATAATGCAGATCTTAAGTGAAAGAGGCTCTGTCGAAGTGTTTGAGAAAGATTATAAGGCTTTCACAGCGGGCAAAAGTAACGATGAAAACAATGCAGAG
Proteins encoded:
- the gatA gene encoding Asp-tRNA(Asn)/Glu-tRNA(Gln) amidotransferase subunit GatA — its product is MSDILKMTCLELRDAIAAGEIKSSDAVKAYFDCIDAAEPKIDAYLSTFKDTALERAAQIDDKIAAGKKPGQLAGVPVAVKDNMTTDFGKTTCASKILANFEAPYNATAVQKLLDAGAVILGKLNMDEFAMGSSTENSGIKQTRNPWNTGCVPGGSSGGSAAAVAARMCASALGSDTGGSIRQPAAFCGVVGMKPTYGRVSRYGLVAFGSSLDQIGPLTHDVKDAALMLNVIAGHDSRDSTSVSEELAPRCDCLADIDNPFEGLRIAVVPEYNDSAEAQTAAAIRRAIEQYRSLGAEIVEIQMPHADYAIAAYYLIATAEASSNLARFDGVRYGHRSENVKSYIDVYNMSREEGFGQEVKRRIMLGTYALSSGYYDAYYLKALKVRNLIRRDYQAAFERADALLMPVSPTTAFKIGEKTDDPLQMYLADIYTISLNLAGVPGISIPCGMDSNGMPIGMQLAAPAFQEQKLLRIARMYETASGITNLSPGEN
- the radC gene encoding RadC family protein, whose protein sequence is MVKIKDKPAVERPRERLLKKGPDALSKSDLLAVLLGSGIKGKNVQQLSQHIIRKFGDNFLNITAADLQAISGIGQAKALQIVAAISLVKRFFKPCEDEIQIINSQDVLNVTSEFRNKKKEHLISLYLNARNGLIKKETISVGILDKTLLHPREIFSPAIESNAASLILVHNHPTGDYAPSERDNVIIKKLIEAGQIMGIPVIDFVIISSKGCFSFFNSSNKVKTLDYIAEGELRTLWDLLEEDKISYTKSFTVASHHHFKSEEPPDGHFSLQNRRYLGNKYRLLGFIEDIIAEKCGPVETFCDIFAGTGVVGERFNDREIAIISNDLLYSNYICLHAFLGVCSDVYIDVQNKIELLNNIEPKEENYFSENFGGTYFSNENARKIGAIREHIEVISSDSDEKNILLCSLLYAADKVANTVGHYDAFRKKLDMLKPIRLQIPHIQYWNNQNNEVYNEDANELIKKIYCDVLYLDPPYNSRQYSDAYHLLENLAEWSMPAVTGLARKMDRKHIKSDYCQKNATSAFANLIYNAKCKHILLSYNNTGETKDGRSNARIDDKDIMQILSERGSVEVFEKDYKAFTAGKSNDENNAERIFYCKIRG